Proteins co-encoded in one Cardiocondyla obscurior isolate alpha-2009 linkage group LG24, Cobs3.1, whole genome shotgun sequence genomic window:
- the LOC139111435 gene encoding adenylate cyclase type 10 isoform X7, which translates to MEHHFEQVDYSLRPKIIKVAKKRLKDLLKSYMLRPVMRSVEMDEPLEHLTEMRQVVILFINVITTVMNNEELISLVSATYKLVCGVVCKMHGCVNKTSLFDKDLIFLCIFGLRGDKHELESQIGLKCASKLRQKLSAIKNIESVTIAVTTGMTYCGVVGHILRREYTVIGMSVNKAARLMVAYTNKVICDRESFLHSRLEAKYFILQEPRHLKGITNIGPVYEFQEQAKYITPEIIRGKCPLLGRKEEMKTYRQMLLNLNTHFTIDETRQLIQIEHNTLIIKGEPRIGKTRLLDEIAQNIPTNILQNYISLVMNDVKTSYNLIRLIFSIPLGFNVTTTSRDCEEILMSRLEHIYEPEYLCALNQLFNVHFVMSPKYTALSGKQKRKMLLRFVLKLMRSCFKELWVVIIDNAQYSDEDSLNLFHTMTKQSTVFFILSFGHKLNGEYEIHPDVLKKSQVIKLGSIDKWYHAALACQILDIHGIPPELEKLIQEKSYGNPGWIESFLLSLTQSGSIIITHISKTIAEKMGYVLPPNYMLKKLASDEIFSNDGDNEEERSDKWKMYMTSYLNDPISSIKLQNAVYKLSVPIYNEESIAVCKFTEGFVPEERGAEITMDVMILKIFDSLTPLDQLLLKCASVLGEIINRSMLQYLMEDKSTREIGFAIKKLFEIRIFGCARGDFTTSGGSLVFRRDIKKSNLEAETTCECINLIIPEELSDLPRYASCGLMHFKVSKFHETTYRSLTENQKMELHSKALKYLQQHTKRCITCGEIKFARLLGKTAQETRRIKLTIDIDEMHQLEETSYTFKEEKVNEMQQETERTPSVSCLNIFRKIKKPIKTFSDVDFTNCQCHLILITVYAQMLEHCLGIGKQDVILTVILEYVEVCLATNNVPQALRLLDDAKSLLLQMFETNEENSILSLYLTAKIEMFQSRCYLESGLLSEASKKLKKAMSTLSYNFPQHKFMIDLKSTIQLEVLKWRLICPKRWKIDTVDELATNYIEQLANCLAQLFNVFRGVKKTKKHARLAAIWGLNAALDASNDFLVLCTSFTNMMLTAHVYQTKSIVPYLEKQALSICAKKSNSLEFQEFKAITELYAGIFFSRWLRGEINKAIKIGFITMRMAQIINSMFVKLIILPRLVHLLMISCRHSEVVTLLRELEFVSRNDLDKSARTWYYAMCADVQLDTGLTILSFQSCDEYYLREGETIISLHDPEAERRYFTSMWLWCVRTQQWEAMKVWISRNVTAESVVDEHKVAATITTLKRIEGLLILYVKEVTNRNINALMTLTEIKHDFKQVESMIKIVKIAIPRYMLMKAYYYMIQSRKSVAMSMLQKTKKLSIKVDNRMIYTWASHCQRVWLGTISSVQEDLWIENASNLHDEWDEVNTNDSMMIPFTFPLPKYVL; encoded by the exons ATGGAACATCATTTTGAGCAAGTTGATTATAGCC tgAGACCTAAAATCATAAAAGTAGCTAAAAAGCGGttgaaagatttattaaagagTTATATGCTCAGACCAGTAATGCGATCCGTGGAAATGGACGAGCCATTGGAACATTTGACAGAGATGAGACAAgtggttatactttttatCAATGTCATCACTACGGTCATGAACAACGAGGAGTTGATCTCGCTTGTTAGTGCGACTTACAAGTTGGTTTGCGG gGTCGTTTGCAAAATGCACGGATGCGTAAATAAAACGTCTCTTTTTGACAAAGACCTGATATTTCTTTGCATATTCGGATTGCGCGGTGATAAACACGAACTAGAATCACAGATTGGATTAAAGTGCGCCAGTAAGTTGCGGCAGAAACTCTCGGCGATAAAGAATATAGAATCCGTGACAATCGCTGTAACCACCGGGATGACGTACTGCGGAGTAGTTGGTCATATTTTACGGAGGGAATATACTGTGATAGGAATGTCGGTGAACAAGGCAGCACGTTTGATGGTCGCGTATACTAACAAA gTAATATGCGATCGCGAGAGCTTCTTACATTCTCGTCTtgaagcaaaatattttatactgcAAGAGCCGAGACATTTAAAAGGAATTACAAACATCGGTCCAGTTTACGAGTTTCAGGAACAGGCAAa ATATATTACGCCTGAAATAATACGAGGAAAATGCCCTTTACTTGGACGGAAAGAAGAAATGAAAACTTATCGTCAGATGctattgaatttaaatacacattttaCTATAGACGAAACAAGGCAACTTATACAGATCGAACATAACACGTtgattataaa AGGTGAACCGAGAATCGGCAAGACCAGATTGTTGGATGAAATAGCACAGAATATTCCTACAAATATATTACAGAATTACATTTCGTTAGTTATGAACGATGTTAAG ACTTCTTACAATTTGATCCGTTTGATATTTTCTATTCCACTGGGTTTCAATGTCACCACCACTTCAAGAGATTGTGAAGAAATACTGATGTCACGATTGGAACATATATACGAACCAGAATATCTTTGCGCTCTTAATCAACTCTTTAATGTTCATTTCGTAATGAGTCCAAAATATACAGCGCTATCCGGAAAACAAAAGCGTAAAATGTTACTCAGGTTTGTGCTGAAATTAATGAGAAGCTGCTTCAAGGAACTGTGGGTGGTGATTATCGACAACGCTCAGTATAGTGATGaggattcattaaatttatttcacacgATGACTAAGCAGAgcacagttttttttattctcagtTTTGGACACAAGCTCAATGGCGAGTACGAAATACATCCTGACGTGTTGAAAAAATCACAG gtTATTAAATTGGGTAGTATAGATAAGTGGTATCACGCAGCGCTCGCATGTCAAATTCTTGATATACATGGAATTCCTCCGGAACTTGAAAA attaattcaagaaaaaagTTATGGTAATCCGGGATGGATAGAAAGTTTCTTATTAAGTCTCACACAATCTGGTAGCATTATAATAACCCATATTAGCAAAACTATTGCTGAAAAAATGGGCTATGTGCTTCCGCCcaattatatgttaaaaaa ACTTGCCTCAGacgaaattttttcaaatgacGGAGATAATGAGGAAGAACGTTCAGATAAATGGAAAATGTATATGACAAGCTATCTT aatGATCCAATATCTTCGATAAAGCTGCAAAACGCTGTATACAAATTGTCGGTACCAATTTATAATGAAGAATCAATTGCCGTTTGCAAATTTACGGAAGGTTTTGTGCCAGAAGAGAGAGGTGCTGAAATTACAATGGacg TGATGATTCTGAAAATTTTCGACTCGTTGACGCCGTTGGATCAGCTGTTATTAAAGTGCGCATCGGTGTTgggagaaattattaatagaagtATGCTACAGTATTTAATGGAAGACAAATCTACGAGGGAAATTGGATTTG CCATCAAGAAACTCTTTGAGATTCGAATCTTCGGATGTGCACGAGGCGATTTTACTACGAGTGGAGGATCGCTGGTATTTCgtagagatataaaaaaatctaatcttGAAGCAGAAACTACGTGTGAATGTATTAATCTTATAATACcag AGGAACTATCAGACCTCCCACGATACGCATCTTGCGGTCTTATGCATTTTAAAGTATCAAAGTTTCATGAAACTACATACAG aTCGCTCACGGAAAATCAAAAGATGGAATTACATAGCAAAGCGTTAAAATATCTTCAGCAACATACCAAACGATGTATTACTTGCGGTGAGATAAAATTTGCAAGATTATTAGGAAAGACCGCGCAGGAAActagaagaattaaattaactattGATATCGACGAAATGCATCAACTTGAAGAAACAAGTTATACTTTTAAAGAAGAGAAAGTAAAcg AAATGCAGCAAGAAACAGAGAGAACGCCAAGTGTCTCTtgtcttaatatttttcgaaaaattaagaaaccgATCAAGACGTTTTCTGACGTTGATTTTACAAATTGCCAATGtcatcttattttaattactgtcTATGCTCAGATGTTAGAACATTGTCTAGGAATCG gaaAACAAGATGTAATATTAACGGTGATTTTAGAATACGTGGAAGTTTGTTTAGCGACTAACAACGTACCTCAAGCTCTCAGACTACTAGATGACGCTAAAAGTCTGCTTTTACAA ATGTTCGAGACCAACGAAGAAAACTCTATTCTCTCGCTTTATCTTACCgcaaaaattgaaatgttCCAAAGTAGATGTTATTTGGAAAGCGGTTTACTTTCTGAAGCAagcaagaaattaaagaaagcgATGAGCACTCTAAGCTATAATTTTCCACAACATAAATTCATGATCGACTTGAAATCGACGATTCAACTTGAAGTGCTAAAATGGAGATTGATCTGTCCCAAACGTTGGAAGATCGACACCGTCGATGAGCTCGCTACTAATTATATCGAACAACTGGCTAATTGTTTAGCACAGCTGTTTAATGTATTTAGA gGAGTAAAGAAAACGAAGAAGCACGCACGATTGGCAGCCATCTGGGGCTTAAATGCTGCGTTAGATGCATCGAATGACTTTCTCGTGCTCTGCACTTCGTTTACGAACATGATGCTCACTGCACACGTCTACCAAACCAA gtCAATTGTTCCTTATTTGGAAAAACAGGCTCTCAGCATTTGTGCAAAGAAAAGTAATTCACTTGAATTCCAAGAGTTCAAAGCCATCACCGAGCTTTACgcgggaatatttttttcgcgatgGTTAAGAGGGGAGATTAACAAAGCAATCAAAATTGGTTTTATTACAATGAGAATGGCGCAAATTATAAACTCTATGTTTGTCAAGCTAATTATACTACCGAGATTAGTGCATTTGCTTATGATCTCGTGTCGTCATTCGGAAGTCGTGACTTTGCTAAGAGAGTTGG AATTCGTGTCGCGAAACGATTTGGATAAATCTGCTCGCACTTGGTACTACGCGATGTGCGCTGATGTGCAGCTCGATACTGGTCTCACAATTCTTTCATTTCAAAGCTGCGATGAATATTATCTTCGAGAAGGAGAGACCATAATTAGTCTACACGATCCTGAAGCGGAAAGACGATATTTCACCTCTATGTGGTTGTG GTGCGTCAGAACGCAACAATGGGAAGCTATGAAAGTTTGGATCAGTAGAAACGTGACGGCTGAAAGTGTGGTCGATGAGCATAAGGTGGCGGCAACAATTACCACGTTGAAAAGAATCGAGGGATTGTTAATTTTGTATG taaaaGAAGTTACTAACAGGAATATAAATGCATTGATGACGCTAACGGAAATTAAGCATGACTTTAAGCAGGTCGAAAGTATGATAAAGATCGTTAAAATTGCAATTCCCAG GTATATGTTAATGAAAgcttattattatatgataCAGTCACGAAAAAGTGTTGCAATGAGTATGCtgcaaaaaacaaagaagttATCTATAAAAGTAGATAATAGAATGATTTACACGTGGGCAAGTCATTGTCAACGG GTTTGGTTAGGGACTATATCGTCCGTACAGGAAGATTTGTGGATAGAAAATGCCAGTAATTTACATGACGAATGGGACGAAGTAAATACTAACGATTCAATGATGATTCCTTTTACATTTCCATTACCGAAATATGTGTTATAA
- the LOC139111435 gene encoding adenylate cyclase type 10 isoform X1: MIIIICDLYTLFWRRKNKFMNMLKNMNTLITQNNSEQSPNGQLEQHTKIFASMCPDEILDYYNNYETREYHATLLLGDISGFTDLTEKYTKTGVGGPSKLSETLNSYLGAMVQEILSHNGDVVKFSGDAFIVMWKLREGMLMRDIATEAMQTACIIQKHFGTYSTDVGVTLRVKLAIASGITYFTSIGDPKNLSYYVITGKPVWDVKFAETLCRGGDILVAPSSWQWANPNEYVYEKLPDGIHTLIIACSAMWYHPRGHITHNETYNRNIERNKNVFDLSYDDKVSNNTILNWTSEASMEHHFEQVDYSLRPKIIKVAKKRLKDLLKSYMLRPVMRSVEMDEPLEHLTEMRQVVILFINVITTVMNNEELISLVSATYKLVCGVVCKMHGCVNKTSLFDKDLIFLCIFGLRGDKHELESQIGLKCASKLRQKLSAIKNIESVTIAVTTGMTYCGVVGHILRREYTVIGMSVNKAARLMVAYTNKVICDRESFLHSRLEAKYFILQEPRHLKGITNIGPVYEFQEQAKYITPEIIRGKCPLLGRKEEMKTYRQMLLNLNTHFTIDETRQLIQIEHNTLIIKGEPRIGKTRLLDEIAQNIPTNILQNYISLVMNDVKTSYNLIRLIFSIPLGFNVTTTSRDCEEILMSRLEHIYEPEYLCALNQLFNVHFVMSPKYTALSGKQKRKMLLRFVLKLMRSCFKELWVVIIDNAQYSDEDSLNLFHTMTKQSTVFFILSFGHKLNGEYEIHPDVLKKSQVIKLGSIDKWYHAALACQILDIHGIPPELEKLIQEKSYGNPGWIESFLLSLTQSGSIIITHISKTIAEKMGYVLPPNYMLKKLASDEIFSNDGDNEEERSDKWKMYMTSYLNDPISSIKLQNAVYKLSVPIYNEESIAVCKFTEGFVPEERGAEITMDVMILKIFDSLTPLDQLLLKCASVLGEIINRSMLQYLMEDKSTREIGFAIKKLFEIRIFGCARGDFTTSGGSLVFRRDIKKSNLEAETTCECINLIIPEELSDLPRYASCGLMHFKVSKFHETTYRSLTENQKMELHSKALKYLQQHTKRCITCGEIKFARLLGKTAQETRRIKLTIDIDEMHQLEETSYTFKEEKVNEMQQETERTPSVSCLNIFRKIKKPIKTFSDVDFTNCQCHLILITVYAQMLEHCLGIGKQDVILTVILEYVEVCLATNNVPQALRLLDDAKSLLLQMFETNEENSILSLYLTAKIEMFQSRCYLESGLLSEASKKLKKAMSTLSYNFPQHKFMIDLKSTIQLEVLKWRLICPKRWKIDTVDELATNYIEQLANCLAQLFNVFRGVKKTKKHARLAAIWGLNAALDASNDFLVLCTSFTNMMLTAHVYQTKSIVPYLEKQALSICAKKSNSLEFQEFKAITELYAGIFFSRWLRGEINKAIKIGFITMRMAQIINSMFVKLIILPRLVHLLMISCRHSEVVTLLRELEFVSRNDLDKSARTWYYAMCADVQLDTGLTILSFQSCDEYYLREGETIISLHDPEAERRYFTSMWLWCVRTQQWEAMKVWISRNVTAESVVDEHKVAATITTLKRIEGLLILYVKEVTNRNINALMTLTEIKHDFKQVESMIKIVKIAIPRYMLMKAYYYMIQSRKSVAMSMLQKTKKLSIKVDNRMIYTWASHCQRVWLGTISSVQEDLWIENASNLHDEWDEVNTNDSMMIPFTFPLPKYVL, translated from the exons ATGATAATTATCATTTGCGACTTGTACACATTATTCTGGAGAAGAAAGAACAAATTTAtgaatatgttaaaaaatatgaatactTTAATAACACAAA ATAATTCCGAGCAATCTCCTAATGGTCAATTAGAGCAACATACCAAAATATTCGCGTCTATGTGTCCTGATGAAATCTtggattattataataattatgaaacgaGAGAGTATCACGCAACGTTGTTGCTTGGCGATATTTCAG GTTTCACAGACCTCACGGAAAAATATACGAAAACTGGTGTTGGCGGTCCCTCAAAACTATCAGAAACTTTAAACAGCTACCTCGGCGCGATGGTACAGGAGATCCTTTCGCACAACGGggatgttgtaaaattttcggGCGATGCATTCATAGTCATGTGGAAACTTCGGGAAGGGATGCTTATGCGTGACATTGCGACAGAAGCAATGCAGACTGCATGCATCATACAAAAACATTTTGGAACCTACAGCACCGATGTTGGTGTAACGCTCAGAG ttaaaCTTGCAATTGCTTCTGGAATAACATACTTTACATCTATTGGCGATCCAAAAAATTTATCCTATTATGTAATTACTGGAAAACCTGTTTGGGATGTAAAGTTCGCTGAAACATTATGTCG TGGCGGAGATATTCTTGTAGCACCCAGTAGCTGGCAATGGGCGAATCCTAACGAGTATGTTTATGAAAAGTTGCCGGATGGTATACATACTCTGATTATAGCTTGCTCGGCAATGTGGTATCACCCTAGAGGCCACATTACTCACAATGAAACCT ATAACAGAAACATcgaacgtaataaaaatgtttttgatTTGTCGTACGACGATAAAGTATCAAATAATACAATCTTAAATTGGACCAGCGAAGCTTCGATGGAACATCATTTTGAGCAAGTTGATTATAGCC tgAGACCTAAAATCATAAAAGTAGCTAAAAAGCGGttgaaagatttattaaagagTTATATGCTCAGACCAGTAATGCGATCCGTGGAAATGGACGAGCCATTGGAACATTTGACAGAGATGAGACAAgtggttatactttttatCAATGTCATCACTACGGTCATGAACAACGAGGAGTTGATCTCGCTTGTTAGTGCGACTTACAAGTTGGTTTGCGG gGTCGTTTGCAAAATGCACGGATGCGTAAATAAAACGTCTCTTTTTGACAAAGACCTGATATTTCTTTGCATATTCGGATTGCGCGGTGATAAACACGAACTAGAATCACAGATTGGATTAAAGTGCGCCAGTAAGTTGCGGCAGAAACTCTCGGCGATAAAGAATATAGAATCCGTGACAATCGCTGTAACCACCGGGATGACGTACTGCGGAGTAGTTGGTCATATTTTACGGAGGGAATATACTGTGATAGGAATGTCGGTGAACAAGGCAGCACGTTTGATGGTCGCGTATACTAACAAA gTAATATGCGATCGCGAGAGCTTCTTACATTCTCGTCTtgaagcaaaatattttatactgcAAGAGCCGAGACATTTAAAAGGAATTACAAACATCGGTCCAGTTTACGAGTTTCAGGAACAGGCAAa ATATATTACGCCTGAAATAATACGAGGAAAATGCCCTTTACTTGGACGGAAAGAAGAAATGAAAACTTATCGTCAGATGctattgaatttaaatacacattttaCTATAGACGAAACAAGGCAACTTATACAGATCGAACATAACACGTtgattataaa AGGTGAACCGAGAATCGGCAAGACCAGATTGTTGGATGAAATAGCACAGAATATTCCTACAAATATATTACAGAATTACATTTCGTTAGTTATGAACGATGTTAAG ACTTCTTACAATTTGATCCGTTTGATATTTTCTATTCCACTGGGTTTCAATGTCACCACCACTTCAAGAGATTGTGAAGAAATACTGATGTCACGATTGGAACATATATACGAACCAGAATATCTTTGCGCTCTTAATCAACTCTTTAATGTTCATTTCGTAATGAGTCCAAAATATACAGCGCTATCCGGAAAACAAAAGCGTAAAATGTTACTCAGGTTTGTGCTGAAATTAATGAGAAGCTGCTTCAAGGAACTGTGGGTGGTGATTATCGACAACGCTCAGTATAGTGATGaggattcattaaatttatttcacacgATGACTAAGCAGAgcacagttttttttattctcagtTTTGGACACAAGCTCAATGGCGAGTACGAAATACATCCTGACGTGTTGAAAAAATCACAG gtTATTAAATTGGGTAGTATAGATAAGTGGTATCACGCAGCGCTCGCATGTCAAATTCTTGATATACATGGAATTCCTCCGGAACTTGAAAA attaattcaagaaaaaagTTATGGTAATCCGGGATGGATAGAAAGTTTCTTATTAAGTCTCACACAATCTGGTAGCATTATAATAACCCATATTAGCAAAACTATTGCTGAAAAAATGGGCTATGTGCTTCCGCCcaattatatgttaaaaaa ACTTGCCTCAGacgaaattttttcaaatgacGGAGATAATGAGGAAGAACGTTCAGATAAATGGAAAATGTATATGACAAGCTATCTT aatGATCCAATATCTTCGATAAAGCTGCAAAACGCTGTATACAAATTGTCGGTACCAATTTATAATGAAGAATCAATTGCCGTTTGCAAATTTACGGAAGGTTTTGTGCCAGAAGAGAGAGGTGCTGAAATTACAATGGacg TGATGATTCTGAAAATTTTCGACTCGTTGACGCCGTTGGATCAGCTGTTATTAAAGTGCGCATCGGTGTTgggagaaattattaatagaagtATGCTACAGTATTTAATGGAAGACAAATCTACGAGGGAAATTGGATTTG CCATCAAGAAACTCTTTGAGATTCGAATCTTCGGATGTGCACGAGGCGATTTTACTACGAGTGGAGGATCGCTGGTATTTCgtagagatataaaaaaatctaatcttGAAGCAGAAACTACGTGTGAATGTATTAATCTTATAATACcag AGGAACTATCAGACCTCCCACGATACGCATCTTGCGGTCTTATGCATTTTAAAGTATCAAAGTTTCATGAAACTACATACAG aTCGCTCACGGAAAATCAAAAGATGGAATTACATAGCAAAGCGTTAAAATATCTTCAGCAACATACCAAACGATGTATTACTTGCGGTGAGATAAAATTTGCAAGATTATTAGGAAAGACCGCGCAGGAAActagaagaattaaattaactattGATATCGACGAAATGCATCAACTTGAAGAAACAAGTTATACTTTTAAAGAAGAGAAAGTAAAcg AAATGCAGCAAGAAACAGAGAGAACGCCAAGTGTCTCTtgtcttaatatttttcgaaaaattaagaaaccgATCAAGACGTTTTCTGACGTTGATTTTACAAATTGCCAATGtcatcttattttaattactgtcTATGCTCAGATGTTAGAACATTGTCTAGGAATCG gaaAACAAGATGTAATATTAACGGTGATTTTAGAATACGTGGAAGTTTGTTTAGCGACTAACAACGTACCTCAAGCTCTCAGACTACTAGATGACGCTAAAAGTCTGCTTTTACAA ATGTTCGAGACCAACGAAGAAAACTCTATTCTCTCGCTTTATCTTACCgcaaaaattgaaatgttCCAAAGTAGATGTTATTTGGAAAGCGGTTTACTTTCTGAAGCAagcaagaaattaaagaaagcgATGAGCACTCTAAGCTATAATTTTCCACAACATAAATTCATGATCGACTTGAAATCGACGATTCAACTTGAAGTGCTAAAATGGAGATTGATCTGTCCCAAACGTTGGAAGATCGACACCGTCGATGAGCTCGCTACTAATTATATCGAACAACTGGCTAATTGTTTAGCACAGCTGTTTAATGTATTTAGA gGAGTAAAGAAAACGAAGAAGCACGCACGATTGGCAGCCATCTGGGGCTTAAATGCTGCGTTAGATGCATCGAATGACTTTCTCGTGCTCTGCACTTCGTTTACGAACATGATGCTCACTGCACACGTCTACCAAACCAA gtCAATTGTTCCTTATTTGGAAAAACAGGCTCTCAGCATTTGTGCAAAGAAAAGTAATTCACTTGAATTCCAAGAGTTCAAAGCCATCACCGAGCTTTACgcgggaatatttttttcgcgatgGTTAAGAGGGGAGATTAACAAAGCAATCAAAATTGGTTTTATTACAATGAGAATGGCGCAAATTATAAACTCTATGTTTGTCAAGCTAATTATACTACCGAGATTAGTGCATTTGCTTATGATCTCGTGTCGTCATTCGGAAGTCGTGACTTTGCTAAGAGAGTTGG AATTCGTGTCGCGAAACGATTTGGATAAATCTGCTCGCACTTGGTACTACGCGATGTGCGCTGATGTGCAGCTCGATACTGGTCTCACAATTCTTTCATTTCAAAGCTGCGATGAATATTATCTTCGAGAAGGAGAGACCATAATTAGTCTACACGATCCTGAAGCGGAAAGACGATATTTCACCTCTATGTGGTTGTG GTGCGTCAGAACGCAACAATGGGAAGCTATGAAAGTTTGGATCAGTAGAAACGTGACGGCTGAAAGTGTGGTCGATGAGCATAAGGTGGCGGCAACAATTACCACGTTGAAAAGAATCGAGGGATTGTTAATTTTGTATG taaaaGAAGTTACTAACAGGAATATAAATGCATTGATGACGCTAACGGAAATTAAGCATGACTTTAAGCAGGTCGAAAGTATGATAAAGATCGTTAAAATTGCAATTCCCAG GTATATGTTAATGAAAgcttattattatatgataCAGTCACGAAAAAGTGTTGCAATGAGTATGCtgcaaaaaacaaagaagttATCTATAAAAGTAGATAATAGAATGATTTACACGTGGGCAAGTCATTGTCAACGG GTTTGGTTAGGGACTATATCGTCCGTACAGGAAGATTTGTGGATAGAAAATGCCAGTAATTTACATGACGAATGGGACGAAGTAAATACTAACGATTCAATGATGATTCCTTTTACATTTCCATTACCGAAATATGTGTTATAA